From one Amaranthus tricolor cultivar Red isolate AtriRed21 chromosome 17, ASM2621246v1, whole genome shotgun sequence genomic stretch:
- the LOC130804429 gene encoding uncharacterized protein LOC130804429 → MEIARRASHAGSWYTSNPSKLAEELEGWLKEAGLSKSSDVRGVIAPHAGYSYSGRAAAYAFGNIDPTNISRVFLLGPSHHYYTSQCALSSTTVYETPIGDLPIDLEVIEELKATGKFEMMSLRVDEAEHSMEMHLPYLAKVFEGHPVKVVPILVGAVSAESEAMYGRLLAKYVDDPSNFFSVSSDFCHWGTRFNYTYYDKKHGAIHKSIEALDRMGMDIIETGDPDAFKNYLLKFDNTICGRHPISVFLHMLKNISTKIKIKFLRYEQSSECKSMRDSSVSYASAAAKVDK, encoded by the exons CTAGCAAGTTAGCTGAAGAACTTGAAGGGTGGTTGAAAGAAGCTGGTCTAAGCAAATCTTCAGATGTACGAGGTGTTATTGCTCC GCACGCAGGATATTCATATTCAGGCCGAGCTGCAGCGTACGCATTTGGCAATATAGACCCAACAAATAT CTCACGAGTGTTTCTGTTGGGTCCATCACACCACTACTACACTTCACAATGCGCTCTTTCGAGTACCACCGTTTACGAGACTCCTATAGGAGATCTGCCTATCGATTTAGAAG TCATCGAGGAGCTAAAGGCAACTGGTAAATTTGAAATGATGAGTCTTCGGGTTGACGAGGCTGAACATAGCATGGAGATGCACCTGCCTTATCTTGCTAAAGTATTTGAAGG ACATCCTGTAAAAGTCGTTCCGATATTAGTGGGCGCTGTTAGCGCTGAAAGTGAAGCCATGTATGGCCGATTGTTGGCTAAATATGTAGATGATCCCAGCAATTTCTTCTCAGTATCCTCGGATTTTTGTCACTGGGGGACCCG CTTCAACTACACGTACTACGACAAGAAACACGGAGCCATCCACAAGTCAATTGAAGCATTGGATCGTATGGGAATGGATATAATCGAAACAGGAGATCCTGATGCTTTCAAGAATTATTTGTTGAAATTCGACAATACCATTTGTGGCCGTCATCCCATTAGTGTCTTCCTTCAT ATGTTGAAAAACATCTCAACCAAGATAAAGATTAAATTTCTCCGGTATGAACAGTCAAGCGAATGCAAGAGCATGCGAGATAGTAGTGTAAGCTATGCATCAGCGGCAGCAAAGGTAGACAAATGA